CACCTTGCTCATTTGTAATTTCGTACTCGAATTCTATTTTGGCGGTGGGCTTTTTTGTGAGTTGTGTTTTTACATTAATTAGGTCATCGTAACCTGCTGGTTTTTTATAATTTACATTCAAAGAAACCACTGGCAACATAATTCCATTTTCTTCCATAGTTTTATATGAAATGCCTAGTTTTCTTAGCCATTCAATACGGCCCATTTCTAAATATAATGTATAATTTCCGTGATAAACGACTCCCATTTGGTCTGTTTCACCGTATCTCACTCTTATTTGTATTTCATCGGATTTCACGACCATATTTGAATAATTTTTTGTAGTTTCGACATGTGCTTAAACTTGAGGAAAAAATTCCAATTATTCAATAGTAATTCATTTTTT
The window above is part of the Algibacter sp. L3A6 genome. Proteins encoded here:
- a CDS encoding acyl-CoA thioesterase, with product MVVKSDEIQIRVRYGETDQMGVVYHGNYTLYLEMGRIEWLRKLGISYKTMEENGIMLPVVSLNVNYKKPAGYDDLINVKTQLTKKPTAKIEFEYEITNEQGELLSTASTILVFVDMKTKRPTKAPQYILDILEG